A single Hippocampus zosterae strain Florida chromosome 17, ASM2543408v3, whole genome shotgun sequence DNA region contains:
- the LOC127589413 gene encoding vesicle-fusing ATPase isoform X1 yields MAARTMQAARCPTDELSLTNCAVVSEKDLQSGQHVTVKTTPNHKFVFTVKTHHTVAPGSIAFSLPQRKWAGLSIGQEVEVSNYNFDKSKQCIGAMTIEIDFLQKKSTDSSPYDSDNMAAEFIQKFNNQGFSVTQQLVFSFCDKLFGLVVKDIEAMDSSILKGEAASGKKPQKIDVGLLVGNSQVIFEKAESSSLTLVGKAKTKEARQTIINPDWNFEKMGIGGLDKEFSDIFRRAFASRVFPPDIVEQMGCKHVKGILLFGPPGCGKTLMARQIGKMLNAREPKIVNGPEILNKYVGESEANIRKLFADAEDEQKRLGANSGLHIIIFDELDAICKQRGTGASSTGVHDTVVNQLLSKIDGVEQLNNILVIGMTNRPDLIDDALMRPGRFEVKMEIGLPDEKGRVQILTIHTNKMHSFNLLAQDVNIPELAAETKNYSGAELEGLVRAAQSTAMNRHIKATSTVEVDMERAEKLKVTRDDFMGSLNNDIKPAFGTNQEDYSSYIMNGIIKWGDPVTHVLDDGELLVQQTKNSDRTPLVAVLVEGPPHSGKTALAAKIAEDSQFPFIKICSPDKMIGHSEISKCQAIKKVFDDAYKSQLSCVVVDDIERLLDYVPIGPRFSNLVLQALLVLLKKAPPKGRKLLIIGTTSRKDVLQEMEMLDAFSTTIHIPNISTGEQLVDALELLGSFTDKERASIAQQLKGKRVWIGIKKLLVLIEMSLQMDQDYRVTKFLTLLRDEGALNEGNQIRI; encoded by the exons ATGGCGGCCCGG ACCATGCAAGCGGCACGATGCCCAACAGACGAGTTGTCGCTGACAAACTGCGCCGTGGTCAGCGAGAAGGATCTGCAGTCCGGCCA ACACGTGACCGTGAAGACCACCCCCAACCACAAATTTGTGTTCACCGTCAAGACCCACCACACGGTGGCGCCAGGTTCCATTGCCTTCAGCCTGCCACAG CGAAAATGGGCCGGTCTCTCCATTGGCCAGGAAGTGGAAG TGTCCAACTACAACTTCGACAAGTCCAAGCAGTGCATCGGTGCCATGACCATCGAGATTGACTTCCTGCAGAAGAAGAGCACCGACTCCTCACCGTACGACTCGGATAACATGGCCGCCGAGTTCATCCAGAAGTTCAACAACCAGGGCTTTTCTGTCACGCAGCAG CTGGTCTTCAGTTTCTGCGACAAACTCTTTGGACTGGTCGTCAAAGACATCGAGGCAATGGATTCCAGCATCCTCAAAGGCGAAGCGGCCTCCGGAAAGAAACCGCAGAAG ATTGATGTCGGGCTACTGGTGGGAAACAGTCAGGTGATTTTTGAGAAGGCGGAGAGCTCATCCTTGACACTTGTCG gtaAGGCAAAGACCAAGGAGGCACGTCAGACAATCATCAACCCGGACTGGAACTTTGAGAAAATGGGCATCGGGGGTCTGGATAAGGAATTCTCGGACATTTTCCGGAGAGCTTTCGCTTCTCGAGTCTTCCCTCCAGATATTGTTGAGCAGATGG GCTGTAAGCACGTGAAGGGCATCTTGCTGTTTGGACCGCCGGGCTGCGGAAAAACCCTCATGGCCAGGCAGATTGGCAAAATGCTGAACGCCCGCGAGCCAAAGATCGTCAACGGCCCGGAAATCCTCAACAAATACGTGGGCGAGTCCGAGGCCAACATCCGCAAGTTGTTCGCCGACGCCGAGGACGAGCAAAAGCGG CTGGGAGCCAACAGCGGGCTTCACATCATCATTTTTGATGAGCTGGATGCCATCTGCAAGCAGAGAGGCACGGGCGCCAGCAGCACGGGCGTGCACGACACCGTGGTCAACCAGCTCCTCTCCAAGATTGACGGCGTGGAGCAACTCAACAACATCCTGGTCATCG GGATGACCAACAGGCCCGACCTGATCGACGACGCCCTCATGAGGCCCGGCAGGTTTGAGGTGAAGATGGAAATTG GTCTTCCCGACGAGAAAGGTCGCGTTCAGATTCTCACCATCCACACCAACAAGATGCATAGCTTCAACCTGCTGGCGCAAGACGTCAACATACCAGAGCTGGCGGCTGAGACCAAAAATTACAGCGGGGCTGAGCTGGAGGGGCTGGTCAGGGCCGCCCAGTCCACCGCCATGAACCGACACATCAAG gctacATCTACCGTCGAGGTTGACATGGAGAGGGCAGAGAAGCTGAAGGTCACCAGAGATGACTTTATGGGATCCCTCAACAATGACATTAAACCA gCATTTGGTACAAACCAGGAGGATTACTCCAGCTACATCATGAATGGCATCATCAAATGGGGCGACCCGGTGACCCATGTCCTGGATGACGGAGAGCTGCTCGTACAGCAGACCAAGAACAGCGATCGCACGCCGCTGGTCGCCGTGCTGGTGGAGG gtccGCCCCACAGTGGGAAAACAGCTCTGGCAGCCAAGATTGCGGAGGACTCACAGTTCCCCTTCATCAAGATTTGTTCTCCAGACAAGATGATTGGACACTCGGAGATTTCCAAGTGCCAGGCCATCAAAAAG GTCTTTGACGATGCTTACAAATCCCAGCTCAGCTGCGTGGTGGTTGATGACATCGAACGTCTGCTGGACTACGTCCCAATCGGACCGCGTTTCTCCAATCTGGTTCTTCAAGCCTTGTTGGTGCTCCTGAAGAAGGCACCGCCCAAG GGTCGGAAACTGCTGATAATTGGCACCACCAGCAGGAAGGACGTCCTCCAGGAGATGGAGATGTTGGATGCCTTCAGCACCACCATCCACATCCCTAACATCTCGACCGGCGAGCAGCTCGTTGACGCTTTAGAG CTGCTGGGCAGCTTCACAGACAAAGAGAGGGCCAGCATCGCACAGCAGCTGAAAGGAAAGCGAGTTTGGATCGGCATTAAGAAGCTCCTCGTGCTGATCGAGATGTCGCTGCAG ATGGACCAAGATTACCGAGTGACAAAGTTCCTGACGCTGCTGCGTGATGAGGGGGC GTTGAATGAAGGCAATCAAATCCGCATTTAA
- the LOC127589413 gene encoding vesicle-fusing ATPase isoform X2, translated as MAARTMQAARCPTDELSLTNCAVVSEKDLQSGQHVTVKTTPNHKFVFTVKTHHTVAPGSIAFSLPQRKWAGLSIGQEVEVSNYNFDKSKQCIGAMTIEIDFLQKKSTDSSPYDSDNMAAEFIQKFNNQGFSVTQQLVFSFCDKLFGLVVKDIEAMDSSILKGEAASGKKPQKIDVGLLVGNSQVIFEKAESSSLTLVGKAKTKEARQTIINPDWNFEKMGIGGLDKEFSDIFRRAFASRVFPPDIVEQMGCKHVKGILLFGPPGCGKTLMARQIGKMLNAREPKIVNGPEILNKYVGESEANIRKLFADAEDEQKRLGANSGLHIIIFDELDAICKQRGTGASSTGVHDTVVNQLLSKIDGVEQLNNILVIGMTNRPDLIDDALMRPGRFEVKMEIGLPDEKGRVQILTIHTNKMHSFNLLAQDVNIPELAAETKNYSGAELEGLVRAAQSTAMNRHIKATSTVEVDMERAEKLKVTRDDFMGSLNNDIKPAFGTNQEDYSSYIMNGIIKWGDPVTHVLDDGELLVQQTKNSDRTPLVAVLVEGPPHSGKTALAAKIAEDSQFPFIKICSPDKMIGHSEISKCQAIKKVFDDAYKSQLSCVVVDDIERLLDYVPIGPRFSNLVLQALLVLLKKAPPKGRKLLIIGTTSRKDVLQEMEMLDAFSTTIHIPNISTGEQLVDALELLGSFTDKERASIAQQLKGKRVWIGIKKLLVLIEMSLQMDQDYRVTKFLTLLRDEGADRSFYE; from the exons ATGGCGGCCCGG ACCATGCAAGCGGCACGATGCCCAACAGACGAGTTGTCGCTGACAAACTGCGCCGTGGTCAGCGAGAAGGATCTGCAGTCCGGCCA ACACGTGACCGTGAAGACCACCCCCAACCACAAATTTGTGTTCACCGTCAAGACCCACCACACGGTGGCGCCAGGTTCCATTGCCTTCAGCCTGCCACAG CGAAAATGGGCCGGTCTCTCCATTGGCCAGGAAGTGGAAG TGTCCAACTACAACTTCGACAAGTCCAAGCAGTGCATCGGTGCCATGACCATCGAGATTGACTTCCTGCAGAAGAAGAGCACCGACTCCTCACCGTACGACTCGGATAACATGGCCGCCGAGTTCATCCAGAAGTTCAACAACCAGGGCTTTTCTGTCACGCAGCAG CTGGTCTTCAGTTTCTGCGACAAACTCTTTGGACTGGTCGTCAAAGACATCGAGGCAATGGATTCCAGCATCCTCAAAGGCGAAGCGGCCTCCGGAAAGAAACCGCAGAAG ATTGATGTCGGGCTACTGGTGGGAAACAGTCAGGTGATTTTTGAGAAGGCGGAGAGCTCATCCTTGACACTTGTCG gtaAGGCAAAGACCAAGGAGGCACGTCAGACAATCATCAACCCGGACTGGAACTTTGAGAAAATGGGCATCGGGGGTCTGGATAAGGAATTCTCGGACATTTTCCGGAGAGCTTTCGCTTCTCGAGTCTTCCCTCCAGATATTGTTGAGCAGATGG GCTGTAAGCACGTGAAGGGCATCTTGCTGTTTGGACCGCCGGGCTGCGGAAAAACCCTCATGGCCAGGCAGATTGGCAAAATGCTGAACGCCCGCGAGCCAAAGATCGTCAACGGCCCGGAAATCCTCAACAAATACGTGGGCGAGTCCGAGGCCAACATCCGCAAGTTGTTCGCCGACGCCGAGGACGAGCAAAAGCGG CTGGGAGCCAACAGCGGGCTTCACATCATCATTTTTGATGAGCTGGATGCCATCTGCAAGCAGAGAGGCACGGGCGCCAGCAGCACGGGCGTGCACGACACCGTGGTCAACCAGCTCCTCTCCAAGATTGACGGCGTGGAGCAACTCAACAACATCCTGGTCATCG GGATGACCAACAGGCCCGACCTGATCGACGACGCCCTCATGAGGCCCGGCAGGTTTGAGGTGAAGATGGAAATTG GTCTTCCCGACGAGAAAGGTCGCGTTCAGATTCTCACCATCCACACCAACAAGATGCATAGCTTCAACCTGCTGGCGCAAGACGTCAACATACCAGAGCTGGCGGCTGAGACCAAAAATTACAGCGGGGCTGAGCTGGAGGGGCTGGTCAGGGCCGCCCAGTCCACCGCCATGAACCGACACATCAAG gctacATCTACCGTCGAGGTTGACATGGAGAGGGCAGAGAAGCTGAAGGTCACCAGAGATGACTTTATGGGATCCCTCAACAATGACATTAAACCA gCATTTGGTACAAACCAGGAGGATTACTCCAGCTACATCATGAATGGCATCATCAAATGGGGCGACCCGGTGACCCATGTCCTGGATGACGGAGAGCTGCTCGTACAGCAGACCAAGAACAGCGATCGCACGCCGCTGGTCGCCGTGCTGGTGGAGG gtccGCCCCACAGTGGGAAAACAGCTCTGGCAGCCAAGATTGCGGAGGACTCACAGTTCCCCTTCATCAAGATTTGTTCTCCAGACAAGATGATTGGACACTCGGAGATTTCCAAGTGCCAGGCCATCAAAAAG GTCTTTGACGATGCTTACAAATCCCAGCTCAGCTGCGTGGTGGTTGATGACATCGAACGTCTGCTGGACTACGTCCCAATCGGACCGCGTTTCTCCAATCTGGTTCTTCAAGCCTTGTTGGTGCTCCTGAAGAAGGCACCGCCCAAG GGTCGGAAACTGCTGATAATTGGCACCACCAGCAGGAAGGACGTCCTCCAGGAGATGGAGATGTTGGATGCCTTCAGCACCACCATCCACATCCCTAACATCTCGACCGGCGAGCAGCTCGTTGACGCTTTAGAG CTGCTGGGCAGCTTCACAGACAAAGAGAGGGCCAGCATCGCACAGCAGCTGAAAGGAAAGCGAGTTTGGATCGGCATTAAGAAGCTCCTCGTGCTGATCGAGATGTCGCTGCAG ATGGACCAAGATTACCGAGTGACAAAGTTCCTGACGCTGCTGCGTGATGAGGGGGC cGATCGCAGCTTTTATGAGTAA